A region of the Cloacibacillus sp. genome:
AGCATTGCCAAGCCCTCAGTTATGAAGTTAGTCGTGCGTATAAACGCCGATTTACTATTTGCCCATTAAAGATGAAATAGTATCCCACACCTCGGGTTTTTCGTGGCCTTTTCGCCAACCGGCCATTCCGGCGAGGCCGTATTTATCCACCAGCGAGAGCTTCCGCTCTATCGAGGCGGCGTTTTCGACCCATATCTTCTGAACCTTGCCGTTCGCGACGTAGGTGAAATAATACTGTCCCGGCGTCTCAAGCCACTGCATCTGAGCGCCGCGCTTCGCGGCGAGCTCCTCCGCCTCGGCCATCGTCAGGGTGTAGCCCTTCACCTTCACGCCGCCGTTGGCTTTCGTCTCCTCCCAGCGGCGCATGTAGAAGGGAACGCCAAGCACCAGCTTCGACGGCGGGACTCCCTCCGCGAGGGTACCCTCGACCGCCTTCGTCACCCAGGGCATCGAGGCTACGGAACCGGCGCGTGGGCTTGTACGCCAGTGTTCGTCGTAGGCCATCAGCATGACATAGTCGACATATTTCGCAAGTTCGCCGCGGTCATGGCTCCGCGAAGATTTAGTGTTCGCGGGGATGAATACGTCGACGGATAGCGTTAGCCCCTCGGGGCGCAGCAGTTCGGATATTCGCGCGACAAAGCGCACGAACTGCGCGCGGTCGGCTTCGTTCATTCCCTCAAAGTCGATGTTGACGCCGTCGAGGCCGTAGAGCTTCGCGTAGATTATGAGACGCGCCATAAAGAGGTTCATCGCGCGCGCGTTCTTAAAAAAGGCGGTCGTCATGGCGGCGTTGAAGCTGTTGGAGACCAGCCCCCACACGCGGTATCCCCTGCGGTGGGCTGACTCAACATAGGCGGCGGAGGCGCGGTTCGCCATACCACCGTTCGCGTCCATGAGATTGAACCAGGTCGGGGATAGGACGTCAAGGCCAGGTATCGCATTCTGCGCGCCGAGATTGGGATTATCGAGCGTCACATGTTCCCAGGTCATCGTCAGCTTGCCCGAAATTGGGGGCAGCTCCACGGCGCCGCTCTGCACATATCCTCTGACGCTGTCGTTAGGGGTAAAGACGACGCTCCCGTTTTCCCTTCTGAAATCAAGGTTCGTCAGGTTCTGCATCCCGCTCATGTTGAAGTAGGAGACGCCCTCGACGGAGAGCGAGGGGAAATATAGCGCTATCTGGCGTCCGGCGAGCTGAGCTAGCACGGGGCTGTCAAAGCGCTGCGCGGGGTCTGTGACGCCGATGTAGAAACCTTTGTTGTTCGGCCCATCCTCTAGAGGCACGCCCATCAAACGAAGCGCCTCCGCGGGCGCCCAAAGGGCTTCGGCCCTGAAAAATGCGGTGCCAAGCAGGTCAGGCTGTACGCCGCTTTGGCTTTCAAAATATATCTCCACCGGTTCGTCTCCATCCGCCGCGAAAGCCGCGCCATTAAAGGGCACGGAGACGAGGGCCGTGAGTAATA
Encoded here:
- a CDS encoding glycosyl hydrolase family 18 protein, with product MKCSLVRFLKMLLLTALVSVPFNGAAFAADGDEPVEIYFESQSGVQPDLLGTAFFRAEALWAPAEALRLMGVPLEDGPNNKGFYIGVTDPAQRFDSPVLAQLAGRQIALYFPSLSVEGVSYFNMSGMQNLTNLDFRRENGSVVFTPNDSVRGYVQSGAVELPPISGKLTMTWEHVTLDNPNLGAQNAIPGLDVLSPTWFNLMDANGGMANRASAAYVESAHRRGYRVWGLVSNSFNAAMTTAFFKNARAMNLFMARLIIYAKLYGLDGVNIDFEGMNEADRAQFVRFVARISELLRPEGLTLSVDVFIPANTKSSRSHDRGELAKYVDYVMLMAYDEHWRTSPRAGSVASMPWVTKAVEGTLAEGVPPSKLVLGVPFYMRRWEETKANGGVKVKGYTLTMAEAEELAAKRGAQMQWLETPGQYYFTYVANGKVQKIWVENAASIERKLSLVDKYGLAGMAGWRKGHEKPEVWDTISSLMGK